From the Lathyrus oleraceus cultivar Zhongwan6 chromosome 4, CAAS_Psat_ZW6_1.0, whole genome shotgun sequence genome, one window contains:
- the LOC127135232 gene encoding G-type lectin S-receptor-like serine/threonine-protein kinase LECRK1: MYKIRVLKYKRLIETGNFGGLSEDLALRRFTYNELEKLVEEGEREFQAEVRAIGKTHHRNLVRLLGFCAEGSERLLVYEYMINGSPGKLLFGDQRRPYWDERVKIALDIARGMLYLHEECEAPIIHCDIKPQNILMDEFWTAKISDFGLAKLLMPDQTRTFTVVRGTRGYMAPEWNKNVPISLKADVCSYGAMLLEILCCRRNLNICVMLCILVFVSLVKVVNVL, from the coding sequence ATGTACAAGATTCGAGTATTAAAGTATAAAAGGCTGATAGAAACTGGGAACTTTGGAGGGCTAAGTGAAGATTTGGCTTTGAGAAGGTTTACATACAATGAGCTAGAGAAGTTGGTGGAAGAAGGAGAAAGAGAGTTTCAAGCAGAAGTGAGAGCCATTGGAAAAACCCACCACAGGAACCTAGTTAGGTTGCTTGGTTTTTGTGCTGAGGGTTCTGAAAGGCTTCTGGTTTATGAATACATGATCAATGGTTCACCTGGAAAGCTTCTGTTCGGTGATCAAAGACGTCCATATTGGGATGAGAGAGTAAAAATAGCACTGGATATTGCTAGAGGGATGTTGTATCTCCATGAAGAGTGTGAGGCACCAATCATTCATTGTGACATAAAGCCTCAAAACATTTTGATGGATGAGTTTTGGACTGCCAAGATATCTGATTTTGGTCTTGCAAAACTTCTAATGCCGGACCAAACCAGAACTTTCACAGTGGTAAGAGGGACAAGAGGCTATATGGCTCCGGAATGGAACAAGAACGTGCCAATATCACTGAAGGCAGATGTTTGTAGCTATGGAGCAATGCTGTTGGAAATTTTGTGTTGCAGAAGAAACCTAAATATTTGTGTCATGTTATGTATTCTTGTTTTTGTTTCACTTGTTAAGGTTGTCAATGTGTTGTGA
- the LOC127073557 gene encoding peroxidase 25: protein MIVELCFLVILVMTSAVEAQLKTGFYSSSCPTAESIVRSTVVSYFNNDPTIAPALLRLHFHDCFVQGCDGSILIAGFSAERNALTNLGLRGFEVIDNAKSQIEAICPGVVSCADILALAARDVVDLTNGPSWSVPTGRRDGRISLSSQASNLPSPLEPVSVHRQKFAAKGLDDHDLVTLLGAHTIGQTECRFFSYRMYNFTPTGNADPSINQAFLSQLQVICPKNGDGLRKVPLDKDSPAKFDVSFFKNVRDGNAILESDQRLWEDSATRRVVQNYGGVIRGLLGLRFDFEFPKAMIKLSSVDVKTGYDGEIRKVCSKFN, encoded by the exons ATGATTGTGGAATTGTGCTTCCTAGTGATTTTGGTGATGACTTCGGCAGTGGAAGCTCAACTGAAAACCGGGTTTTATTCAAGTTCATGTCCAACAGCCGAGTCCATTGTTCGGTCCACAGTTGTATCTTACTTCAACAATGATCCAACCATTGCTCCTGCCTTGCTCAGACTTCATTTTCATGATTGCTTTGTCCAA GGCTGCGATGGATCCATATTGATTGCAGGGTTCTCCGCAGAGAGGAATGCATTGACAAACCTTGGTCTAAGAGGTTTCGAAGTGATAGACAATGCAAAATCGCAAATAGAGGCCATATGCCCTGGAGTTGTCTCTTGTGCTGACATCCTAGCATTAGCAGCACGTGATGTAGTCGATTTG ACTAATGGACCAAGTTGGTCAGTACCAACAGGAAGGAGAGACGGAAGGATTTCTTTATCATCGCAAGCCTCAAACTTGCCTTCTCCACTTGAACCTGTTTCCGTCCACAGACAAAAATTTGCTGCCAAGGGTCTAGATGATCATGACCTTGTTACCTTACTCG GTGCACATACAATAGGCCAGACAGAATGCAGGTTCTTTAGTTATCGGATGTACAATTTCACGCCCACGGGCAATGCTGATCCTTCTATAAACCAAGCTTTCTTATCTCAACTTCAAGTAATATGTCCGAAAAACGGCGATGGTTTGAGAAAGGTGCCTTTGGATAAAGATAGTCCAGCCAAATTTGATGTGAGTTTCTTCAAGAATGTACGCGATGGTAATGCGATTCTAGAGTCAGACCAGAGGCTGTGGGAAGATTCTGCTACTAGAAGGGTGGTGCAAAATTATGGAGGGGTTATTAGAGGGTTGTTGGGGTTAAGATTTGATTTTGAATTTCCAAAGGCTATGATTAAGTTGAGTAGTGTTGATGTGAAGACTGGTTATGATGGAGAGATTAGAAAAGTTTGCTCAAAATTTAATTGA